Within Thermococcus celer Vu 13 = JCM 8558, the genomic segment AACGGCGGAGACGAGCTGATAGGCCACCTCGTCAGGCTCTTCAGGGGAAACCACGTTGTCGTGACGCCGCCGACCTTCGGCATGTACACCTTTTACGCAAGGCTGAACGGCTTCCCCCTCGTCGAGGTGCCCCTGAGGGAGGACTTCACGCTGGACGGTGGAGCCGTGGCGGAGAGGTCGAAGAACGCGAAGGTCATATTCATAGCCTCACCCAACAACCCAACCGGAAACCTCCAGCCAGAGGAGGAGATAATCGAGGTGCTCGAGACGGGAAAACCCGTGGTGCTTGACGAGGCCTACGCCGAGTTCGCGGGAAAGAGCCTCTGGAGGCTCATCGAGGAGTATCCCAACCTCGTGGTGCTGAGGACGTTCTCCAAGGCCTTCGGTCTGGCCGGCGTCAGGGCGGGCTACTTCCTCGCGGGAGAAGAGGTCGTGGAAGCGCTCTACAGGATAAAGTCCCCCTTCAGCGTTGGGGTGATGACAATGGCCGCCGTAGGAGTCGTTCTCAGGCATCCCGCCCTCATGGAAAAGCGCGTGGCTAAGATCATCGAGGAGAGGGAGAGGATAAGGAGGAAATTCGGGGAGTTCACCTACCCGAGCGACGCCAACTTTCTGCTGATGCGGCTGAACGCCCACGGCTTCCTTCTAAAGAGGGGGATAGTGGTCA encodes:
- the hisC gene encoding histidinol-phosphate transaminase, producing the protein MIDPLVKSFEPYRVVEGNYRIRLDKNENPYDLPDWVKEEMFEELRELSLNRYPHVTSMPAREAIADFYGLSPENVAVGNGGDELIGHLVRLFRGNHVVVTPPTFGMYTFYARLNGFPLVEVPLREDFTLDGGAVAERSKNAKVIFIASPNNPTGNLQPEEEIIEVLETGKPVVLDEAYAEFAGKSLWRLIEEYPNLVVLRTFSKAFGLAGVRAGYFLAGEEVVEALYRIKSPFSVGVMTMAAVGVVLRHPALMEKRVAKIIEERERIRRKFGEFTYPSDANFLLMRLNAHGFLLKRGIVVRKLAGRLEGHIRVTVGRRWENDELIRALKDYLEAEGCG